GGCCTTGCACTAACCCCCATTCACATTAGCATGACCCCTCTCACACAGAAGAACATTTCTATGGCCTTGCTGTTTGGTTTATATTTTTAGACTGTAGACTTTGGAATAAATATGCCCTTTGGATGGTTAAACATTTCAAACTTCTGGTTTGAAAATATCAAGGAAAAAAGACAATATGGCAAAATAATTTAATGGTAAGTGTTACCAAAGATCTATAGTTGTACTTCAAAGGACTGTGATGTGCTTTCTTAAGTGaacattgccgtttttggaATGTATTCTATTCGTTCCTGGAGCattcattaatattattttccCATGTGCAAATATTTCAAACAAGCAGCTTGATTTAATTCTTAAATAGAGAGTTGGTCTTATTTAATATTCGCATTCATATTTACGCAGGCATTGGGCGGAACACCAAGGTTAACACTCTACCAATACAAGACATGTCCTCAATGCAGCAAACTCAGGGCCTTTTTGGACTACTATGGCCTGGAATATGAGACTGTGGAGGTCAACCCAGTTCTCCGAAAAGAGATTACGTGGACTGGATCCAAAAAAGTTCCTCTTCTTGTGGTTGATGGCCAAGAGAATTTGGTAAGAGACTTTTTTTTCTTGATGGTGACATATAGAAACCTAATTTTCTACTTTCTAGTCCTCGTAATAgataaaataatacaatatcCTATGTTCTCCCTTCAATAGGAACTGAATGATGCCTCTGTTATCATGAGTGCTTTCAAGACATGTATGATTGATAAGTAAGTAAACCTAAAAATCCTCATAGAGTTCTTTGATATAGATGAAAATGTAAACTTATAGTTTTGCGTAGATGGCGTAGACTTTACATTTCCATATATacatattaatacacacattGTTAATTAGATCTCTGCTGTTAGACTAAGCTATCGTTAATGGCAGAATTTGGTTTCATTAATGGGTAATGGGTatttagcctctgtgtgactttgttttcataccttagtgaaaaagaaagtcatgagcTACTTCTGGAacttcacagacactctgattaactaaggaaaatgcttctgttacaTATTTGCAAGATTTTCTAGGGGTGgcaataatatatttatttctttgagattttcctttttctcagaataaatttgctgCCTTTccaggttggatttttcctcattattTCCAtcgtgagattacaataaatcagcAAAAAATTTTTTATAccatttttagtcaactttactgaaggtgccaataattctggagggtactgtacattACAATAGAAAATATTGATAACCGTACAACCCCTAAGAGCAACCAGAATGCATCTGGTTTTAGTTCCTGCCATCCAACAAGTTTGGCCACTGGCTCAATGTTATAGGCCATTATGTGTACCTCAGCACACTCAACTCGCCTCCTTCCCTACCACTGAAGGATAATGGCATAAACCCCTATTTTAAACATGTATGGTGATCTGATCCAACCGTGTTTACTTACAAAAAAGGGGCTAATTAGCTGTGATTGGTCTCTCTTCCATTCAGCTATGATCCTGATCACTCTTACTATGACTTCACAGGAGTAAAACGATACATGAGGTCATAACCTACTATACTGTTTTGACCTCCAAAAACATATTTGGGATCGAAAGCTCAGAATATACCAACAAGCACTGGGTGATGCTGAATGAGATCCCTATTGAACTCCATTACCCAAACAAAACTGCAAGAAGGTAAGTTTACCTTTCCCCTGCATTTCAGATCTTTCCTATACAAATTTCTGTCGGTCACTTGAAAAATGGAGCAGTCTAGTGCTGGTATATATTTCTAGTAACACAGAACACCCTAATTTAGTTTTTTATCCTGGCCTTTACAATATACTGGACATTGTGGATCATTTATAATGTAGCGCACATGTAATTGTTGTATTTATGTTTGTCATACAAATATaattgtttttctgtgttttagAGATGAGGTGCGGTGGAGACACTGGGCAGATGACTGGCTTTTGTGCTTACTTGCCCCAAATGTGTATCGTAGTCCCATGGAAGCCTTGGAAGCCTATGAACACATTGTGCATGAAGGAAATTATGGCCCAGTGGAGGGTTTCATCACCAAATATGTGGGAGCATTCACCATGTTCTTCTTCTCCAAGCTGCTAAAAATCTGGTTTGTATTTCAGTTACATTGACAATTGACTTGTTAGTTGTTACTCTGGTTTTATATCTGAGATGCTCTTCATATCAGTAGTTATGCTGTAGAGAAAAATGTCTACAGTATATTCATGAGACTTGTAGTTGCATGTGTTATCAGTTCCTGTATTTGTCAGAGTTGTAGTTTCACTGACTATGTTAAAACATTGTTATTAAACCAATGCTCTGCTAAATGtgtggtttttttttctgttcaacAGGTATAGAATGGAGAAAGATGTGAGGCAAGATCTATACAAGGCGGCTGACGAATGGATGACCGCTGTTGGCAAGAAGAGAAAGTTCTTAGGCGGCAACAGGCCAAATCTAGCTGACATAGTAAGAGTCCATCTTCATTGTAGAACCAAGAATTTACTTGCAGGCTTTTCAACACTTAGTTCGCTGACCAAAAGTGCAAAGGATGTTGAATACCTTTGTATGATCATGATCAGTGTTTTATATTAACACATTTTCTTCATGAAAATCCCTCACTggctactctctttctctctctttgtcccccACCTCTCTCAAAAGTCTGTTTTTGGAGTCATGCGTACAATTGAAGGTCTGCAGGCATTTGATGATGTCATGAAACATACAAGGATGAGGAAATGGTATCAGGCCATGGAGCAGGTGATTCGGGAGCATGGCGGTCAGGACTGATGTTTTCATCACTATGAACTCTGGATCCACTCATCTCACGCTATACTGAGAAATAACTGTTGATTCTGACAGACACCAGACACATAGTTTTATATGTGAATGGATAAACTTGAGATTGGCGACCTAAGTTATGCTGCTTTCAGCATTAAGGTGATTATTCTTGAAGTTATTTATTAACTAAATTGAAGATATGTCACTAATATGTGATTATGTATGAGGATGGAAATGTAACATGACagtaaaacctttttttttaattactgaCTCTGTTTAAGGCCTATGATTGGTACAGACATGCTGTTTATTAATTGGTGCATGTGTGCAAATAGCCTGTTCTTTTCTGGGGCTGGGTGTTGAGTATGATGGGTAAAAGCTCCTGGCCATTGATATAGGCAAGGAAAAAGTAATGCAGtagtttttttccttcttcttttttGATTGATGCGCCCAAAGACAAATTGTGTATTATTTTCCTATTGTGCCAAATGCTTGATAAGCAAATATAGGCATAATTATAAACTCGATAGGGATTTGTTGAGACTAGTTGAATGTCAGCAAGGATTCACACCAGACGCACGAAAGGAGGCTATTGGCAGACGTAGAGTGCAGGCTAATGACTGAAAGTCTAATTATTGCACAGTGAACTAACAGCTTAGGTTGTAGGCTATATTATCAGTACAGGCGAGCATCAAACATTGCTATCAAACGGCGTCCCTTGCAGCAGAATGTATCAGTAGGTATCCTTGCCAACCCACAACACGGGTCTGCTGTTTCCAAGGTCCCCGTTGCTATAGACAACATAAAATCGAACGCCAACCAAGGTCAGAGGATTCCTCCAATCACAAGCTCCTGAAGTCATTAAAGGTTTTGAATCTGCCAATCGCGTGCAACAGGCGTTCTGCCTGCCGGAAGAGAAGCTTTACAAGACTTTCTGACCCAGGAGGACATGCTAAAGATAAAATCTTCAATTATTTATATCGAGGTTTTGGCTATCTGGTCATTCTCATGGTAAGGAGAAGCAATATATGATGTTATatgatgtaaatgtaatgtcttTCCGTATGTCTGCGCTGTGCAGATGATAGCTAACGAATGAGTTTATCAAGCCCCTTAAGTTAGTTTGCCAACAAAGAGAATGACTGACCGATTACATCTTATTTTCTAAAATGGTATATTCGTCAAAAACCTTTCGATTTTCAGATTGGTTTTGTTTCAGTATTAATATACATGTTATTTTTTCTGAAGATATGTGTATCCATGAGCATTTGTTGCGAGTTAGCACGatatagctaacattagctaagaATAGTTTCTGGCAACCAAGCTGTGGAGATCATCTGAGGATGCTGTGGCTTTAGAAAGGATTCAGGTGAGATTCATACAGTTTGTCTATAATTATTCATGGTAAAGGGCGTAGACGTAGcattgaagcatcttgaaacTAACACTATCCATTATGTGACATTGGCTTCCTTATTAGGTTACCTAGTTCTTTGGTTCACAGCTGTGGCGATAATGAGTAGTCACGTGTTGAAATATAACGTGATATGTGTTCTCTCAACTATAAACAAACAACTACACTAACTCTCAGAAAATGCTTACTACCTATTCACAGATAACCGATGTCATTTACACATAGTACCCACCCATGTGAAATTAACATGTTGTACGTTGGTAAATCATAGATAAATGGCCACTGCTTTTAAGCAAA
The Alosa alosa isolate M-15738 ecotype Scorff River chromosome 12, AALO_Geno_1.1, whole genome shotgun sequence DNA segment above includes these coding regions:
- the LOC125304753 gene encoding prostaglandin E synthase 2-like, translated to MASWERGLCKFKMAAYRAKVLGQVQASLQYFRALRSRAGLAVTETHNAPLRGYFRAYSTDALQKVKVCPRQGNWVYGRCAFLLGGGIGLYSALKLSLQQHFAEEELLHALGGTPRLTLYQYKTCPQCSKLRAFLDYYGLEYETVEVNPVLRKEITWTGSKKVPLLVVDGQENLELNDASVIMSAFKTCMIDKSKTIHEVITYYTVLTSKNIFGIESSEYTNKHWVMLNEIPIELHYPNKTARRDEVRWRHWADDWLLCLLAPNVYRSPMEALEAYEHIVHEGNYGPVEGFITKYVGAFTMFFFSKLLKIWYRMEKDVRQDLYKAADEWMTAVGKKRKFLGGNRPNLADISVFGVMRTIEGLQAFDDVMKHTRMRKWYQAMEQVIREHGGQD